CCACCCGACGCTTCGGCGGTATCGGTGACGTCGTCGTCGCCACCGTCAAGGAGGCGGCCCCGGGCGGCAACGTCAAGTCCGGCGACGTCGTCAAGGCCGTCATCGTCCGTGCGAAGAAGGAGACCCGTCGCGCCGACGGCTCCTACATCCGTTTCGACGAGAACGCGGCCGTTCTCATCCGTGCCAACGACAACGATCCGCGCGGTACCCGTATCTTCGGCCCGGTGGCCCGTGAGCTGCGTGAGAAGCGCTTCATGAAGATCGTGTCCCTTGCTCCGGAGGTGCTCTAATGAAGATCCGTAAGGGCGACAACGTTCTGGTCATCTCCGGCCCCGACAAGGGTGCCAAGGGCCGCGTCATCGAGGCCTACCCGCAGCGGGACAAGGTCCTCGTCGAGGGCGTCAACCGCATCAAGAAGCACGTCGCGAACTCCGCTCCGGAGCGGGGTGCCGAGTCCGGTGGCATCGTCACGCAGGAGGCCCCGATCCACGTCTCCAACGTCATGGTCCTGGACTCCGACGGCAACCCCACCCGCGTCGGCTACCGCTTCGACGAGAACGGCAAGAAGGTCCGTATCTCGCGTCGCAACGGGAAGGACATCTAATGGCTGAGAACTACACCCCCCGTCTGAAGACCCGCTACCGCGACGAGATCCGGGAGTCCCTGACCAAGGAGTTCTCCTACGAGAACGTCATGCAGATCCCCGGCGTGACGAAGGTCGTCGTGAACATGGGCGTCGGCGACGCCGCCCGTGACTCCAAGCTCATCAACGGCGCGATCAACGACCTGACCCTCATCACGGGTCAGAAGCCGCAGATCCGCACGGCGAAGAAGGCCATCGCGAACTTCAAGCTCCGCGAGGGCATGCCCATCGGCGCCCGGGTCACCCTCCGTGGCGACCGCATGTGGGAGTTCCTCGACCGTCTGCTGACGGTCGCGCTGCCCCGCATCCGTGACTTCCGTGGTCTCTCCGACCAGCAGTTCGACGGTCACGGCAACTACACCTTCGGTCTCAACGAGCAGTCCATGTTCTACGAGATCGACGTCGACAAGATCGACCGTCCGCGCGGCATGAACATCACCGTCGTGACGACCGCCACCTCGAACGACGAGGGCCGGGCGCTCCTGCGCGAGCTCGGCTTCCCGTTCAAGGCCGGCCAGAAGGCCGCCGACTAGGCGTCCGTCCGCCACACGGGGAAAGCCCCGTCCCCGGTCCGAGTGACCGGGGGCGGGGCTTCGTCGTGTCTGTGGTGCGGG
The sequence above is drawn from the Corynebacterium bovis DSM 20582 = CIP 54.80 genome and encodes:
- the rplN gene encoding 50S ribosomal protein L14, which produces MIQQESRLRVADNTGAREILVIRVLGGSTRRFGGIGDVVVATVKEAAPGGNVKSGDVVKAVIVRAKKETRRADGSYIRFDENAAVLIRANDNDPRGTRIFGPVARELREKRFMKIVSLAPEVL
- the rplX gene encoding 50S ribosomal protein L24 gives rise to the protein MKIRKGDNVLVISGPDKGAKGRVIEAYPQRDKVLVEGVNRIKKHVANSAPERGAESGGIVTQEAPIHVSNVMVLDSDGNPTRVGYRFDENGKKVRISRRNGKDI
- the rplE gene encoding 50S ribosomal protein L5, translating into MAENYTPRLKTRYRDEIRESLTKEFSYENVMQIPGVTKVVVNMGVGDAARDSKLINGAINDLTLITGQKPQIRTAKKAIANFKLREGMPIGARVTLRGDRMWEFLDRLLTVALPRIRDFRGLSDQQFDGHGNYTFGLNEQSMFYEIDVDKIDRPRGMNITVVTTATSNDEGRALLRELGFPFKAGQKAAD